In Elusimicrobiota bacterium, a single genomic region encodes these proteins:
- a CDS encoding HEPN domain-containing protein, whose protein sequence is MTKQDEIKKLIEKAERNIRSANDELNKGNYDISVSRSYYAMFYCAEALLLTKDLRFSKHSGVHSAFGEYFAKTKEIEPNLHRILLDAFEKRSNGDYEYVIEITKEEAKKVVNDAEYFITEIKKKLKKYLRNEEKTDCCD, encoded by the coding sequence ATGACCAAACAAGATGAAATTAAAAAACTAATAGAAAAAGCTGAACGGAATATAAGGTCAGCAAACGATGAGTTAAATAAAGGAAATTATGACATATCCGTTTCAAGAAGTTATTATGCGATGTTTTATTGTGCAGAAGCACTATTACTCACAAAGGATTTAAGGTTCTCAAAACATTCAGGTGTTCATTCAGCATTTGGTGAATATTTTGCTAAAACAAAAGAAATAGAACCTAACTTGCATAGAATATTGTTAGATGCGTTTGAAAAAAGAAGTAACGGAGATTATGAATATGTAATAGAAATAACAAAAGAAGAGGCAAAAAAAGTTGTAAATGATGCAGAATATTTTATTACGGAGATAAAAAAGAAATTGAAAAAGTATTTAAGAAATGAGGAAAAAACCGATTGTTGCGATTGA